From Lentimicrobiaceae bacterium, one genomic window encodes:
- a CDS encoding tetratricopeptide repeat protein — protein MIQKQDYYRLLEHYFNNKMMGKELEWFEKEVNNDRMLALDLRLEKQINQALVQQDIIDLRSKLLKAREKSRQTFKLASIPVFGDKKYMAAAAVGIMLMMSGGYYLTHNYFSTKETLFEQYFTAEPYRDTKRSDSQVASEGIVYYNNKQYTQALIIFEKLLKNNPQNIAFRFYSGISYIETGNLPKAISYFQMIIENGDNLYIEHAEWYLGLSYLKAGDTIKAQKLFATIASHPSHYFREQAEKILNKAE, from the coding sequence ATGATTCAAAAACAAGATTACTACCGGCTTCTCGAACATTATTTTAATAATAAAATGATGGGAAAAGAATTGGAATGGTTTGAAAAAGAGGTAAATAATGATAGAATGCTGGCACTTGATCTGCGACTTGAAAAACAAATTAACCAAGCATTAGTACAACAAGATATTATTGATTTAAGAAGCAAACTACTGAAAGCAAGAGAGAAAAGTAGGCAAACCTTCAAATTAGCCTCAATACCTGTATTTGGCGATAAAAAATACATGGCAGCGGCTGCAGTTGGCATAATGCTGATGATGAGCGGTGGGTATTATCTTACTCATAACTATTTTTCGACCAAGGAAACTTTGTTTGAACAATACTTTACTGCCGAACCATACAGAGACACAAAACGTTCTGACAGTCAGGTCGCTTCTGAAGGCATTGTTTATTATAACAATAAACAATACACCCAGGCATTAATTATTTTCGAAAAATTGCTCAAAAACAACCCCCAAAATATCGCATTCCGCTTTTATTCCGGTATATCTTATATCGAAACAGGGAACCTTCCAAAAGCCATTTCCTATTTTCAAATGATTATCGAAAACGGGGATAATTTGTACATTGAACATGCCGAATGGTATCTCGGACTAAGCTATCTGAAAGCTGGAGATACAATAAAAGCCCAAAAGCTATTTGCTACAATTGCGTCGCATCCTTCGCATTATTTCAGAGAGCAAGCTGAAAAAATATTGAACAAAGCAGAATAG
- the ykgO gene encoding type B 50S ribosomal protein L36 encodes MKVRASIKKRTPECKIVRRKGRLYVINKANPKFKQRQG; translated from the coding sequence ATGAAAGTAAGAGCATCCATAAAAAAACGTACTCCCGAATGCAAAATCGTAAGGAGAAAAGGCAGGTTATATGTTATTAACAAAGCTAATCCTAAATTCAAACAAAGACAGGGATAA
- the eno gene encoding phosphopyruvate hydratase, which produces MSTIANIYARQILDSRGNPTIEVDVMTDSGIVGRAAVPSGASTGVHEAVELRDGDNSYYLGKSVLKAVQNVNKTLAEELKGYYITDQNEIDRRMIEIDGTANKGNIGANAILGVSLAVAHAAAQHTAQPLYRYIGGTNANTLPIPMMNILNGGSHADNSIDFQEFMIMPIGANSFSEAIRMGAEVFHNLKSVLKKLGYSTNVGDEGGFAPNLKSNEEAVTVILQAIEKAGYKPGIDVCIALDPASSEYYIPEENVYHLHKSTGDKLTPAQMVDYWKNWIDKYPIISIEDGMAEDDWDGWKLLTDMLGNKIQLVGDDLFVTNVLRLQQGIDRKVANSILIKVNQIGTLTETIDAVNLAYRNSYTAVMSHRSGETEDTTIADLAVALNTGLIKTGSASRTDRIAKYNQLLRIEEMLGNSAHYLGMNFKYAK; this is translated from the coding sequence ATGAGCACTATTGCAAACATTTATGCCCGCCAGATACTTGACTCACGCGGCAACCCCACTATTGAAGTGGATGTTATGACTGATTCCGGCATCGTAGGCAGAGCTGCTGTTCCTTCCGGTGCCTCCACCGGAGTACACGAAGCCGTTGAACTACGTGATGGCGATAATAGCTATTACCTCGGAAAAAGCGTGCTAAAAGCCGTTCAAAACGTAAACAAAACTCTTGCCGAAGAACTCAAAGGCTATTACATTACTGACCAGAATGAAATTGATCGCCGGATGATTGAAATTGACGGTACTGCCAACAAAGGAAACATCGGAGCCAATGCCATCCTCGGTGTTTCTTTAGCCGTAGCCCATGCTGCAGCACAACATACCGCCCAGCCTCTTTACCGTTATATTGGCGGAACCAATGCCAATACGCTTCCTATTCCCATGATGAACATCCTTAACGGAGGTTCTCATGCTGATAATAGTATAGATTTTCAGGAGTTCATGATTATGCCCATAGGTGCAAATTCATTTAGCGAAGCCATTCGTATGGGCGCTGAAGTATTCCATAATCTAAAATCTGTATTAAAAAAACTTGGTTATTCAACCAACGTAGGCGATGAAGGTGGTTTTGCCCCCAATCTTAAATCGAATGAAGAAGCCGTTACAGTTATCCTACAAGCCATCGAAAAAGCCGGATACAAACCCGGTATAGATGTTTGTATCGCCCTTGACCCCGCTTCTTCCGAATATTACATTCCTGAAGAAAATGTGTACCATCTTCACAAATCAACAGGTGATAAATTAACACCTGCTCAAATGGTAGACTATTGGAAAAACTGGATAGATAAATACCCTATCATCTCTATCGAAGACGGAATGGCTGAAGACGACTGGGACGGATGGAAACTTCTGACAGATATGTTAGGCAATAAAATTCAACTGGTGGGCGACGATTTATTTGTAACGAATGTATTACGTCTGCAACAGGGTATTGATAGAAAAGTTGCCAATTCTATCCTGATTAAGGTAAACCAGATTGGAACCCTTACTGAAACCATTGACGCCGTTAATTTGGCTTATCGTAATTCTTATACTGCCGTTATGAGTCATCGCTCAGGCGAAACAGAAGATACTACCATTGCTGACCTTGCTGTAGCTTTAAATACAGGATTGATTAAAACCGGATCTGCCAGTCGTACTGACCGTATTGCCAAGTATAATCAATTACTCCGTATTGAAGAAATGCTGGGAAACAGCGCTCACTACCTCGGCATGAATTTTAAATATGCAAAATAA
- a CDS encoding sigma-70 family RNA polymerase sigma factor yields MDKENDVKLIEGLRERNNKTISDIYKNYFPPIKQYILVNGGSANDAEDIFQEAVVIIYTKLTRECFTLTSSFFTYLYSICKHLWLQELWKRNKVSQAVYDNKELFDYNSLPIETENIMASIEIERNAMIQKHFLLLGKDCQKILLMSANNMTPGQITEEMHYVSEEYARLRKFKCKEILKKYILRDPNFAKIFEI; encoded by the coding sequence ATGGATAAAGAAAACGATGTAAAACTTATTGAAGGTTTACGTGAAAGAAACAATAAAACAATTAGCGATATCTATAAAAATTATTTTCCACCCATTAAACAATACATTTTAGTAAATGGAGGAAGTGCTAATGATGCGGAAGATATTTTTCAGGAAGCAGTTGTAATTATTTATACCAAACTTACAAGAGAATGTTTTACACTTACAAGTTCTTTTTTTACTTATTTGTATTCTATTTGCAAACATTTATGGTTACAGGAGTTATGGAAACGCAACAAAGTATCCCAAGCTGTATATGATAACAAAGAATTGTTTGATTATAATTCCTTGCCCATTGAAACAGAAAATATAATGGCAAGTATTGAAATAGAAAGGAATGCCATGATTCAAAAGCATTTTCTATTATTGGGTAAAGATTGTCAAAAAATTTTGCTTATGTCGGCAAACAACATGACACCGGGACAAATAACAGAAGAAATGCATTATGTAAGTGAAGAATATGCAAGATTGCGAAAGTTTAAATGCAAAGAAATATTAAAAAAATATATTTTAAGAGACCCAAATTTTGCTAAAATTTTTGAAATATGA
- a CDS encoding DNA-directed RNA polymerase subunit alpha: MAILAFQKPEKVIMLEADEYKGIFEFRPLEPGFGITIGNSLRRILLSSLEGYAITSVKIEGVEHEFSSVKGVVQDVTDIILNLKQIRFKKLLESETSEKVRIVVGGQTAFTAGDINKYMSVFQVLNPDLIICNMENTVKLIMEITIDKGRGYVPAEENKILNAPIGTIAIDSIHTPIVNVKYVIENFRVEQKTDYEKLVFEISTDGSVAPKDALKEAAKILIQHFMLFSDEKITIDVEEKAVTEEFDENTLHIRQLLKTKLVDLDLSVRALNCLKAADVETLGELVAFNKNDLLKFRNFGKKSLTELEDLVRAKNLEFGINVAKYKLDKD; this comes from the coding sequence ATGGCAATCTTAGCATTTCAAAAACCTGAAAAGGTGATCATGTTAGAAGCAGACGAATACAAAGGAATATTTGAATTTCGTCCGCTGGAACCCGGTTTCGGAATTACTATTGGTAATTCGCTGCGCCGTATTCTGTTATCTTCTCTCGAGGGGTATGCCATTACATCTGTAAAAATCGAAGGTGTTGAACACGAATTTTCATCCGTTAAAGGCGTTGTTCAGGATGTTACAGATATTATACTCAACCTGAAGCAAATCCGCTTTAAAAAATTGCTTGAGTCGGAAACCTCCGAAAAAGTACGCATAGTAGTAGGCGGACAAACTGCTTTTACAGCAGGCGACATCAATAAATACATGTCAGTATTCCAGGTGCTGAACCCTGACCTGATTATTTGCAACATGGAAAATACCGTGAAACTCATCATGGAAATTACCATTGATAAGGGCAGAGGATATGTACCGGCAGAAGAAAACAAAATTCTTAATGCACCCATAGGTACTATTGCCATTGATTCTATCCATACACCCATTGTTAATGTAAAGTATGTGATTGAAAATTTCCGCGTAGAACAAAAAACCGATTACGAAAAATTAGTGTTCGAAATTAGTACCGATGGTTCTGTTGCTCCTAAGGATGCACTGAAAGAAGCCGCTAAAATACTTATTCAACACTTTATGCTTTTTTCTGACGAAAAAATAACTATTGATGTAGAAGAAAAAGCCGTTACGGAAGAGTTCGACGAAAACACACTTCACATCCGTCAGTTGTTGAAAACCAAGTTAGTTGATCTCGATTTATCGGTTCGTGCACTAAATTGTCTGAAAGCTGCCGACGTGGAAACTCTGGGCGAGCTGGTAGCCTTTAACAAAAACGATTTGCTTAAATTCCGCAACTTCGGAAAAAAATCCCTTACCGAACTGGAAGACCTTGTAAGAGCAAAAAATCTTGAATTTGGAATAAATGTTGCAAAGTATAAATTAGATAAGGATTAA
- the rpsD gene encoding 30S ribosomal protein S4 — protein sequence MARYTGPKTKIARKFRDPIFGPDKTYEKKNYPPGMHGASKRRRKPSEYGVQLQEKQKAKYTYGILERQFKNIFHQATGKKGITGEVLLQLIESRLDNVVYRLGIAPTRSAARQLVGHCHIQVNGKVLNIPSMQLRPGDIVSIREKSKSLEAIVNSLASRGNRYPWLEWDGALMTGKFMSYPERQDIPENIKEQLIVELYSK from the coding sequence ATGGCAAGATACACTGGTCCCAAAACCAAAATTGCACGTAAATTCAGAGATCCGATTTTCGGACCCGATAAAACATACGAAAAGAAAAATTATCCTCCTGGAATGCACGGTGCTTCAAAACGCCGGAGAAAACCTTCGGAATATGGTGTACAATTACAAGAAAAACAAAAAGCTAAATATACATACGGCATTCTCGAACGTCAGTTTAAAAATATTTTTCACCAGGCAACCGGGAAAAAAGGAATCACTGGGGAAGTTTTGCTGCAACTTATTGAATCACGGCTCGACAATGTAGTATACCGTTTAGGAATAGCCCCCACTCGTTCTGCAGCTCGTCAACTGGTAGGACACTGCCACATTCAGGTGAATGGCAAAGTACTCAATATTCCCTCGATGCAACTGCGTCCCGGAGATATTGTAAGCATACGTGAAAAATCAAAATCCCTCGAAGCTATTGTTAACTCATTGGCTTCACGCGGTAACCGTTACCCTTGGCTCGAATGGGACGGCGCTTTAATGACTGGTAAATTCATGAGCTACCCCGAACGTCAGGATATTCCTGAAAACATAAAAGAACAACTTATCGTCGAATTGTATTCGAAATAA
- the rpsM gene encoding 30S ribosomal protein S13 has translation MARIAGIDLPKNKRGEIGLTYIFGIGRNTAQKILTEAGVDWNKKVQDWNDEEQNKIRTIIGDKYKVEGALRSEVQMNIKRLMDIGCYRGIRHRVGLPLRGQSTKNNARTRKGRKKTIANKKKAPSKG, from the coding sequence ATGGCACGTATTGCAGGTATTGATTTACCCAAGAATAAAAGAGGAGAAATAGGTTTAACCTATATCTTCGGAATAGGCAGAAATACTGCCCAAAAAATATTAACCGAAGCCGGTGTTGACTGGAATAAAAAAGTACAGGACTGGAACGATGAAGAACAGAATAAAATTCGTACCATCATCGGCGATAAGTATAAAGTAGAAGGTGCATTGCGCTCTGAAGTACAGATGAACATCAAACGACTGATGGATATCGGTTGCTACCGCGGTATCCGCCATCGTGTGGGCTTACCCCTACGAGGACAAAGTACAAAAAACAATGCCCGTACCCGCAAAGGAAGGAAGAAAACCATTGCCAATAAGAAAAAAGCACCCAGCAAAGGTTAA
- the infA gene encoding translation initiation factor IF-1 gives MAKQTSIEQDGTVIESLGNAMFRVELENGHIIIAHISGKMRMHYIKILPGDKVKLEMSPYDLTKGRITFRYK, from the coding sequence ATGGCAAAGCAAACATCAATAGAACAAGATGGAACTGTTATCGAATCATTGGGCAATGCCATGTTCAGGGTAGAATTGGAAAACGGGCACATCATTATTGCACACATTTCGGGCAAAATGCGTATGCACTACATTAAAATTTTGCCTGGAGATAAAGTAAAACTGGAAATGTCGCCTTATGACCTTACCAAGGGAAGAATAACTTTCCGTTACAAATAA
- the rplQ gene encoding 50S ribosomal protein L17, producing the protein MRHQNKVNHLGRTSTHRKAMLSNMASSLILHKRIYTTLAKAKALRPYVEPLLTRGKDDSTHSRRIVFSYLQNKEAVSELFRNISLKIANRPGGYTRILKTGNRLGDNASMCMMELVDYNEILLGTKEEKKTKTTRRRGSGKKKTTETQTGKPAAKIAKPVAEPKPATQADEPMTDTTTDNSEKE; encoded by the coding sequence ATGAGACACCAAAATAAAGTAAACCACTTAGGTCGTACGAGTACTCACCGTAAAGCCATGCTCTCTAACATGGCATCGTCGCTTATTTTACATAAACGAATATATACCACTCTTGCTAAAGCCAAAGCGTTGCGTCCGTATGTTGAGCCTCTGCTTACCCGTGGAAAAGATGATTCTACACATTCACGTCGTATCGTTTTCAGCTATTTGCAAAACAAAGAAGCCGTTTCGGAACTTTTTAGAAATATTTCACTGAAAATTGCCAACCGCCCCGGAGGGTATACCCGTATTCTTAAAACTGGAAACCGCCTCGGCGATAATGCTTCTATGTGCATGATGGAACTGGTTGACTACAACGAAATTCTCCTCGGTACCAAGGAAGAAAAGAAAACAAAAACTACCCGCCGTCGTGGAAGTGGAAAGAAAAAAACCACTGAAACCCAAACCGGAAAACCTGCTGCCAAAATTGCTAAACCCGTTGCTGAACCCAAACCTGCAACGCAAGCAGACGAACCGATGACAGATACTACTACCGATAATAGCGAAAAGGAATAG
- the rpsK gene encoding 30S ribosomal protein S11 has translation MAKVAKTSKKKVVKVDPIGKAYVFASFNNIIISLTNNAGQVISWSSAGKMGFKGSKKNTPYAAQMASQDCSKVAYDMGLRKVKVYVKGPGAGRESAIRTIHSGGIEVMEIIDVTPVPHNGCRPPKRRRV, from the coding sequence ATGGCAAAAGTTGCTAAAACATCAAAAAAGAAAGTTGTTAAAGTTGACCCTATAGGCAAAGCATACGTATTTGCATCCTTTAATAACATTATTATATCGTTGACCAACAATGCCGGGCAGGTTATTTCCTGGTCATCGGCAGGGAAAATGGGTTTCAAAGGATCGAAAAAAAATACCCCTTATGCCGCCCAAATGGCTTCGCAGGATTGTTCTAAAGTAGCTTACGACATGGGTTTACGTAAAGTAAAAGTGTACGTAAAGGGACCCGGTGCTGGCAGAGAATCCGCCATCCGTACCATACATTCCGGAGGTATTGAAGTAATGGAAATTATTGACGTTACCCCGGTACCGCATAACGGATGCCGCCCGCCCAAACGCAGAAGGGTTTAA